In Apium graveolens cultivar Ventura chromosome 10, ASM990537v1, whole genome shotgun sequence, the following are encoded in one genomic region:
- the LOC141693284 gene encoding copper transporter 6-like has translation MNDMPMPASPPGSSDMHHMVMHMNFYWGKDVLILFQGWPKDSLGMYILALAFVFILSAAVEVLSIPHVVKSGSSPMIGLLIQTTVYAVRMGLAYLVMLSVMSYNLGIFFVAVAGHGVGFLLVKIRALATASAADQAGPDHKA, from the coding sequence ATGAATGATATGCCAATGCCTGCGTCTCCTCCCGGATCATCAGACATGCATCATATGGTGATGCACATGAACTTCTACTGGGGAAAAGATGTCCTCATTCTTTTTCAAGGATGGCCTAAGGACAGTCTTGGCATGTACATTCTTGCTCTTGCTTTTGTATTCATTTTATCTGCAGCTGTTGAAGTCTTGTCTATACCTCATGTTGTTAAGTCGGGCTCCAGTCCGATGATTGGCTTGTTGATTCAGACAACCGTTTATGCTGTGAGGATGGGCCTTGCTTACTTGGTCATGCTCTCGGTTATGTCTTACAATCTTGGTATATTTTTTGTGGCGGTTGCAGGCCATGGTGTTGGATTTTTATTGGTTAAGATCCGAGCACTTGCAACAGCTTCAGCTGCTGATCAGGCTGGTCCTGATCATAAAGCTTGA